In the Candidatus Saccharibacteria bacterium oral taxon 488 genome, one interval contains:
- a CDS encoding RimK family alpha-L-glutamate ligase, with amino-acid sequence MNIAILSNGNINYSTLRLREEAEKRGHQVKVIKYKNCYVSIDERHPKVIYRGKEIGNFDVLIPRIASYMTRYGTAVVRQLEMANPQAFFMNRSIAITRARDKLRSTQLLARAGVAIPKTVFSRNETDIDVLLDEIGGTPAIIKLARGTHGNGVVLAETIKAAKSVMQAFYLSNSDGTNVLLQEFIKESAGTDIRAFVVGSQVVASMKRQSLDDDFRSNLHKGGEGTVVKLTPDEQKMCVKAAKAMGLVVAGVDFMRSNRGALVLEVNASPGFGIEKVTGRNVAGRIIDYINRNAKRGNKKIKSAPDDKLAIMKV; translated from the coding sequence ATGAATATTGCAATCCTCAGTAACGGTAACATCAACTACTCCACCCTCCGTCTCAGAGAAGAGGCTGAAAAACGTGGTCATCAAGTCAAGGTTATTAAGTATAAAAATTGTTATGTGTCAATTGATGAGCGGCACCCAAAGGTTATTTATCGTGGTAAGGAGATCGGTAATTTCGATGTGCTCATCCCGCGGATTGCTAGCTATATGACGCGTTACGGGACAGCAGTGGTGCGGCAGCTAGAGATGGCGAATCCGCAGGCGTTTTTTATGAATCGGTCAATCGCCATTACGCGGGCGCGGGATAAACTGCGCTCGACGCAGTTACTGGCGCGGGCTGGTGTGGCGATCCCAAAGACGGTGTTCTCGCGCAACGAAACGGATATCGATGTGCTACTGGATGAGATTGGCGGTACGCCGGCGATTATCAAGCTGGCGCGCGGCACACATGGCAACGGCGTGGTGTTAGCCGAGACAATTAAAGCTGCCAAGTCGGTCATGCAAGCATTTTATCTCAGTAATTCTGACGGCACAAACGTGCTATTGCAGGAATTTATCAAGGAGTCGGCCGGCACCGATATTCGGGCATTTGTGGTTGGTAGCCAGGTGGTGGCCAGCATGAAGCGGCAAAGCTTGGATGATGATTTTCGCAGCAATTTGCACAAAGGCGGCGAGGGGACGGTCGTTAAGTTGACGCCGGACGAGCAAAAAATGTGCGTCAAGGCCGCCAAGGCGATGGGCTTGGTGGTAGCCGGCGTTGATTTTATGCGCTCGAACCGCGGCGCGCTGGTGCTGGAGGTGAACGCCAGTCCAGGATTTGGCATCGAAAAAGTCACGGGCCGCAATGTAGCTGGTCGGATTATTGATTATATTAATCGCAACGCCAAGCGTGGCAACAAAAAGATAAAGTCGGCGCCTGACGATAAGCTTGCTATAATGAAGGTATGA